A window of Bacteroidota bacterium genomic DNA:
ACATTTGTTTTTAGTGGGGAGAGCAGGATTCGAACCTGCGAAGTGAAATCACAACAGAGTTACAGTCTGTCCTCGTTGGCCGCTTGAGTATCTCCCCAAAGTTATTTATATAATTGAAACAATAAAAAAGAGCGAGAGACGAGGTTCGAACTCGCGACATTCAGCTTGGAAGGCTGACGCTCTACCAACTGAGCTACTCTCGCAATTATTGTTTTTTTTGTATTGGTATTTCAATCTTTCAAAGAACTGCATTGTTTCTGTAATGCGGGTGCAAAAATAGTACTGATTTTGGTTTATGCAAACCTTTATTTCACTTTTTTTTAATGAATATTAAAATGCTCTGTAATTCAGTAATGTATAGGCTGATTTTTTTTTGTTATTTCTAAAGATCATTTTGAAAAAGTAGATGAATAGCCCGGAAACAAGTAATTTTTGCTAATATTACTTTTACCGGTTTGTCATATATATAAGTGTTTTTGTTTGTAAATTTGTACTTATACAATTAAATGAAATTCGATGAAACCAAAAGTTATAGGTGTAATAGGTCCTAATCAGTCGCGTTGTACAATAGATGTTTATAATTTTGGAATAAAACTTGGTAAGCGTTTAATAGATGAAGGTTATTCAATAGTGAATGGTGGAATGCAGGGTTTTATGGAGGCTGTTAGTAAGGGAGCACGAACATCTGATAATTATTCTTATGGTAAAATTATTGGTATAGTTCCCGGAGAAGACAAAGATGAGGCAAACAGTTATTGTGATATTGTAATTGCCACGGGTATTGGTTGGGCGAGAAATCAAATAATAATTAACAGTGCCGATTTTATTGTAGCAGTTTCAGGAGGGGCAGGCACTTTATCAGAAATAGCTTATTCATGGCAGGTTGGAAAAAAGATAATATGCTATACAAAACTGGATGGCTGGTCGAAAGAATTGGCAGGCAGGGAATTGGATCTTAGAAATAGCAGCAAACTCACAGCAGCTGAATCGATTGATGAAATTATAGAATCAATTCCAAATTGATTTATGAATAATGGCTCTTTTTTTTTGAGTATATTTTAGATAAATATCCAATGGCAAAAAGCAATTTTATTGAGTTCTAAACTCAAAATTGTTGTAAGTTTGTGTCTTGAATCGCACTTAAAATAATATTGTTTTAAATACTTAATTACTATCGATATTGAACGAGATAATTATTGATATTGAAGATGTGAATCCCGTTGATATTTACGGAGAGCACAATGCGAATTTAGAATTGATTCGCTCATTATATCCAAAGCTAAAATTGATAGCACGCGGAAATAAACTTAAAGTATTAGGTGAGGAGGATTTAATTATTGATTTTGAACGAAAGTTTAATCAGTTAATTGATTACGTTAGCAGGTATAATCACCTTCCTGAAAATGAACTTGAACGAATTATTTTTGCTGATGAATATGAGCATAAATCCGGAATTGAAAGAGATGAAGTTCTAGTTCATGGAGTAAGTGGACGCCAAATAAAAGCACTTACCGAAAATCAAAAGAAACTTGTAGAAACATCCAACCGAAACGACATGGTTTTTGCTGTTGGTCCTGCCGGTACCGGTAAAACATATACTGGTGTAGCACTTGCGGTAAGAGCGTTAAAGCATAGGGAGGTAAGAAGAATAATACTTACCCGACCCGCTGTAGAGGCTGGCGAAAACCTTGGGTTCCTACCGGGTGATATGAAGGAAAAATTAGATCCATACATGCAACCACTCTACGATGCTCTTCGGGATATGATCCCACACGAAAAGCTTGAAATGCTTCTGGAAAAACAGGTTATTCAGATAGCACCATTAGCTTTTATGCGCGGTAGAACTTTGGATAACGCTTTTGTTATTTTAGATGAGGCTCAGAATACTACCCATGGTCAAATGAAGATGTTTTTGACCAGGATGGGTAAAAATGCCAAGTTTATTATTACGGGCGATCCCGGACAGGTAGATTTACCGATGAGAGGTCAGAAATCAGGATTGAAAGAGGCCATTGTAGCTTTGCAAAATGTAAAAGGAATAGGTTTTATTCACCTCGACGATAAGGATGTGGTTCGTCATAGGTTAGTAAAGAGAATAATAAACGCATATAAGAATATAGAAGATAATGTCTAAGGCAATAGTAGAGAGTAAATTTAGATTTAAAGGTCAAAAATCTGTTTACCACGGAAAAGTACGTGATGTTTATAATATTAATGACGAGTTACTGGCAATGGTGGTTAGCGACCGCCTTTCAGCTTTTGATGTAGTACTGCCTAAAGGAATACCGTTTAAAGGTCAGGTGTTAAACCAGATAGCGGAGAAAGCTTTAAAAGCAACAGAGGATATAGTTCCGAACTGGGTTAAAGATGTTCCTGATCCCAATGTAACTATAGGAAAACTTTGTACTCCTTTTAAAGTAGAAATGGTTATTCGCGGTTATTTAACAGGACATGCATGGCGCGAATATAAGGCTGGGAAACGTGTACTTTGCGGGGTTGAACTTGAAGAAGGTTTAGTAGAAAATCAACAGTTCAGAGAGGCTAAAATAACACCGACAACAAAAGCTGATACAGGAGAACACGATATGGATATCTCTAAAGAAGAGATCCTAAAGCAAGAAATTGTTAGTGTAGACGACTATGCAAAATTAGAAGATTATACTTATAAACTGTTTACCAGAGGTCAGGAAATAGCAAATGAAAAGGGTTTGATCCTGGTTGATACCAAGTATGAATTTGGTAAAACAAATGAAGGAGAAATTGTACTGATAGATGAAATTCACACACCCGATTCTTCCAGGTATTTTTATTTGGAAGGTTACGAAGAGAGACTGAAAAACGGAGAAAGCCAACGTCAGTTATCCAAGGAATTTGTACGTCAATGGTTGATAGAACAAGGTTTTCAGGGTAGAGAAGGGGAGCATATTCCCGAAATGAGCGAAGAGTTTGTTAAATCTGTTTCCGATAGATATATAGAGCTTTACGAAAAGATTACAGGTGAGAAATTTGTTAAAGCAGATTCCGGAAATATTACAGAAAGAATTCAGAATAACGTTGATTCGTATTTGAATAGTGCTTTCTAATACCAGGCTAAATTTGTAAAATAAAAAAGAGTTAATGACAATTTAAACAGTCATTAACTCTTTTTTTTTATAAAAACTAATACTTTATTTGATATTAGAATCTATACCCAACTCCGGCCATTATCTGCAAGCCTTGTACAGGGTAGTTTTTATATAGCTCGTAGTTTTTATTTAAAATATTGTTCAGTTTTAAGAAAGCCGAGAACTTCTTTGAAATATCATATCCTGCATTGAAATTCAAATCGAAATAAGGATCAAGTTGGCCTCCGGTTTTAGTTACTATATGCGGAGCAGTACCTTCGAAAGAAGACAGAATATTTGAGCTGTGTTGAGCATAATTTCGACTGCCAACATAATACATTTGAGTTCCTAAAGTAAAATTTTCAAGGAATCTGTATTCGATTGTTGCAGATAGCATTAGTGATGGTCTGTTGTAAACATCCTCGAATTTTTTAGAGCCATAAATATTATATCTAAAGTTAGCACTTAAAAGCAGATCCTTAATAGCTTCATATTCTATCCCGGCATTAAGTTCAAAAATCTTCACAGAGTCCTGAATAGCTGAAAAACTGTTTGCGGCTTCCCAGCCTTTTGCATCTGTTGCTAATACGGGAGGAGTCAAATCGCCTACACTTAACTTTGCAGGATTATATATGTAGTTCAGGAAACCGTATTCATTTCTAAAACTTGCATTGGTATTGTACGTAATGTTCGAAGCAAGCTTACCTCTTAATCCAGCATAATATTTATATCTCATATTAGTAGGACTTATAGTTTGGGTAGGCGAAACATAAGGCATTTCGTTTACTATAGACTGTAAAGAGTTTTGTCTTAGGGCACCATCAACACCACCATAAGCAATCATTAAGTCATTGATAATATTAACGGAAACATCTGCTTTTGGATAAAATCTTAGAAGGTTATTGTCTCCGATCAAATCCGCACTGTAGTAAACTCCAATACCGAGATTCAGTGTTGCATTTTCTACTACAAAGTTATAACTCGGATTTAATGTAAAGTTTAAGTATTTATTTTTGATCTCATCCTTTAGATATATCCCTTCGTTGAAATAACTGTCCACAAAGTCGATTTCAGTAATAATTTTAATTTTATGATCTTCTATAGGAATTGAAAATACTCCATCAGCTTTAACTCTGTTTTCATGACTGTTGTATCTGTCAGTCATTCTGTATGCTTTTAATGAAGAGCTATTGAAAATGGCATTGCCTTTTTTACCATTATTTACAAAAGAAATATTTCCTTCGATTGTTTTATAATTTTGTCCGACATTTAAATCGTTAATTATTTCATTTGAAATAAATTCTTTCGGTACTCCAAACCAGTTTATGGATTGGTAGTTATAGTTTAAACTTGTTTTCAATTGATGATTTTTAAACTGTTTCCAGTAGAAACCGTCGATTGATGAATTGATGAATGCATTATTAAATTTCACCCCTTCAATTCCGCCTTCTGAAGACAAATGTTGCACATGAATTCCGTATCTCTGCTCTTTTACTTTTTTGTTGTTCATGTATAGTTCGAGCAAAGGTGTACGGTAACTTCCATATCCAAGAATTAGATAATTATCAAAAGGTTTTTCAATTTTTTCTCTAACCTGTGATTTTGCTCCTATTTTTGAAGGTTTAAAAGTTGAAG
This region includes:
- a CDS encoding TIGR00725 family protein — its product is MKPKVIGVIGPNQSRCTIDVYNFGIKLGKRLIDEGYSIVNGGMQGFMEAVSKGARTSDNYSYGKIIGIVPGEDKDEANSYCDIVIATGIGWARNQIIINSADFIVAVSGGAGTLSEIAYSWQVGKKIICYTKLDGWSKELAGRELDLRNSSKLTAAESIDEIIESIPN
- a CDS encoding PhoH family protein — its product is MNEIIIDIEDVNPVDIYGEHNANLELIRSLYPKLKLIARGNKLKVLGEEDLIIDFERKFNQLIDYVSRYNHLPENELERIIFADEYEHKSGIERDEVLVHGVSGRQIKALTENQKKLVETSNRNDMVFAVGPAGTGKTYTGVALAVRALKHREVRRIILTRPAVEAGENLGFLPGDMKEKLDPYMQPLYDALRDMIPHEKLEMLLEKQVIQIAPLAFMRGRTLDNAFVILDEAQNTTHGQMKMFLTRMGKNAKFIITGDPGQVDLPMRGQKSGLKEAIVALQNVKGIGFIHLDDKDVVRHRLVKRIINAYKNIEDNV
- a CDS encoding phosphoribosylaminoimidazolesuccinocarboxamide synthase → MSKAIVESKFRFKGQKSVYHGKVRDVYNINDELLAMVVSDRLSAFDVVLPKGIPFKGQVLNQIAEKALKATEDIVPNWVKDVPDPNVTIGKLCTPFKVEMVIRGYLTGHAWREYKAGKRVLCGVELEEGLVENQQFREAKITPTTKADTGEHDMDISKEEILKQEIVSVDDYAKLEDYTYKLFTRGQEIANEKGLILVDTKYEFGKTNEGEIVLIDEIHTPDSSRYFYLEGYEERLKNGESQRQLSKEFVRQWLIEQGFQGREGEHIPEMSEEFVKSVSDRYIELYEKITGEKFVKADSGNITERIQNNVDSYLNSAF